The Penicillium digitatum chromosome 6, complete sequence genome has a window encoding:
- a CDS encoding Chromosome segregation ATPase-like protein, with amino-acid sequence MAEQLAQLACEVERLVTAPYVPSLQDLHDLVQQSTSSTIAAWALCKPCQVGLLAEVLTEALSRSCVALSLITTFASTSSFRDALLERHPVILDTILEKAVDANGAEYLPVCIALFSSPLPAGVVPPARMASFITKLVSLMAENPCVETVMPLHTLISGLKGSPRILNDIPSEVMSNLQLVFTKTLRNLDDHMGNLLCLATFAQIATALGTTSRNQHGSETPWLLNIKHFFGQKRGLKTLDLVVLRVILACSSSCNLAPPEAAESIQLAICIADAIEPEQKQAWTAGNHPKIAKLCEKAARYGLYGQTQTMAIVFLHTLLPAQSLPSQLRELGIKVLLSKNGQETMENIPHQLIPRLAKSLAESGEPATRQILTFTFNILRGSQWSGIGEMAGLHLARLLLAGVQDVHSEIMFSSVTNSMAPLREVLGEMVEHFPRQSSESQCSGQAWCASERYTTQNRLFLSLLGLYNRASTQNGSDITMKSFLRRVEQSMTSLDCAFSTATTKAFRGSLTLRDKHNLSSTPITRNWRSGVTELFMQNAQISHDSMIKKIEDACFDLERRCHDVEGPLRAAEEERDVFARENEQLKRQNEELNNQLKAKSADIETKLRNSHEQVVGLGHENTRLEQLLHVQCAYTDELTMSLESVRAELQQQRQASENALLVEKEMARSKELEMMVTLTGKDDQLEELQEAICSLQMKNEQARQSLDQVTSEKAELSELSSSLEQDLASATEAIKQTRLLVGEKEDEVGRLLAQEEELRKELGSVEATVLQQSIEVERLYTTLEESEEKLRSEIEKLKQDHEADTSRTTSEIAKHGTENRRLHAAMQAAALDASRDAQSKDKRIQHLERKVQALQDERAAKAREFSEAQQHIGRLMGVMGFSAHAPESNAPSKHQRTRSSVNATPAARICQFRSDDEDGTQLAESFESMTSNFDRPTPKRPRGNRKSTNRPDALSTPSISGPRANTLPPAGSMSRSARKPLADADHNGPTKSQPSSASKRSQVDDSFQETQAQGNLKETRLHNLDLDMDLEFSRDFLFSSTAFTGSTDQIAPQ; translated from the exons ATGGCAGAGCAACTCGCTCAACTAGCGTGCGAGGTGGAACGCCTAGTCACCGCACCTTACGTACCTTCATTACAG GACCTTCATGATCTGGTACAACAAAGCACATCCTCGACAATAGCTGCCTGGGCATTGTGCAAGCCCTGCCAAGTTGGCTTGCTGGCTGAGGTTTTGACCGAAGCCTTATCGCGATCATGCGTCGCTCTATCTCTGATCACCACATTTG CATCGACATCATCCTTTAGAGATGCGCTGCTCGAGCGACATCCGGTGATTTTGGATACCATTTTAGAAAAGGCCGTCGATGCTAATGGGGCCGAG TACCTACCGGTATGTATCGCGTTGTTCTCATCGCCCTTGCCAGCGGGTGTTGTGCCGCCAGCTAGGATGGCCTCCTTCATCACGAAGCTGGTCAGCCTGATGGCAGAGAATCCCTGCGTTGAGACCGTAATGCCTCTACACACACTCATCTCAGGTTTGAAAGGCTCGCCTAGGATTTTGAATGACATTCCGTCCGAGGTCATGTCCAATCTACAGCTGGTGTTCACCAAGACGCTGCGCAACCTCGACGATCATATGGGCAACCTCTTGTGCCTGGCCACCTTTGCGCAGATTGCGACGGCGCTAGGTACAACATCTCGAAATCAACACGGATCAGAAACGCCATGGCTTCTTAACATTAAGCATTTCTTTGGCCAGAAACGAGGTCTCAAAACACTCGACCTGGTCGTCTTGCGTGTGATACTAGCTTGTTCATCCAGTTGTAATCTGGCTCCGCCTGAGGCAGCTGAGAGCATTCAACTGGCGATTTGTATCGCCGATGCAATCGAACCTGAGCAGAAACAGGCTTGGACAGCAGGTAATCATCCGAAGATTGCTAAACTGTGCGAGAAGGCTGCCAGATATGGCCTTTACGGTCAAACACAAACGATG GCAATCGTCTTTTTACACACCCTTCTACCGGCACAGTCGTTGCCATCCCAGCTACGCGAACTTGGCATCAAGGTCCTTCTGTCCAAGAACGGCCAAGAGACGATGGAAAATATACCCCATCAACTGATTCCACGCCTCGCAAAGAGTTTGGCA GAATCAGGGGAACCTGCCACTCGCCAAATTCTGACCTTTACGTTCAATATCCTGAGAGGTAGTCAATGGTCTGGCATTGGAGAGATGGCAGGACTACACCTGGCACGCTTATTATTGGCTGGTGTGCAAGACGTACATTCCGAAATTATGTTTTCTAGTGTGACCAACTCCATGGCCCCTTTGAGGGAAGTTCTTGGGGAAATGGTTGAGCACTTTCCCCGACAATCTAGTGAAAGCCAATGCAGTGGTCAAGCATGGTGTGCATCTGAGCGATACACAACGCAAAACAGGCTGTTCTTATCTCTACTAGGACTTTACAACAGGGCTTCGACGCAAAACGGAAGTGACATTACCATGAAATCCTTCTTGCGACGTGTGGAACAATCAATGACGAGCCTCGACTGTGCCTTCTCCacagccaccaccaaggcCTTCCGTGGCTCCCTTACCTTGCGTGACAAACACAATCTCTCGTCAACTCCGATAACCCGCAATTGGCGATCTGGAGTTACCGAACTCTTCATGCAGAATGCCCAGATCTCTCACGATAGTATGATTAAAAAGATCGAGGACGCATGCTTTGACCTAGAGCGTCGCTGTCACGATGTTGAAGGGCCCCTGCGAGCTGCCGAAGAAGAGCGGGACGTATTTGCGCGCGAAAACGAGCAATTGAAAAGACAAAACGAAGAGTTGAATAACCAGTTGAAAGCCAAAAGTGCAGACATTGAAACGAAGTTACGGAACTCACACGAACAGGTTGTGGGACTTGGACATGAGAACACACGCCTTGAACAACTCCTTCACGTCCAATGTGCATATACCGACGAGCTGACCATGTCACTCGAATCTGTACGCGCGGAGCTTCAACAGCAGCGACAAGCTTCCGAGAACGCACTGCTGGTCGAAAAAGAAATGGCCCGCTCTAAGGAGCTGGAGATGATGGTTACTTTGACTGGAAAGGATGATCAACTGGAAGAGCTTCAGGAGGCGATATGCAGCTTACAAATGAAGAATGAGCAGGCACGCCAGAGTCTTGATCAAGTCACAAGTGAAAAGGCTGAATTGTCTGAACTCTCCAGCTCTCTGGAACAAGACCTTGCTAGTGCTACAGAGGCAATAAAGCAAACTAGGCTTCTTGTGGGtgagaaagaagatgaagtggGCCGTCTCTTGGCCCAGGAGGAAGAATTGCGAAAGGAACTGGGGTCTGTGGAAGCAACG GTTTTGCAACAGAGCATTGAAGTAGAGAGGCTCTATACGACACTGGAAGAATCTGAGGAGAAGTTGCGGAGTGAGATTGAAAAACTGAAACAGGACCATGAAGCCGACACTTCTCGGACCACATCTGAG ATCGCGAAACACGGGACAGAAAATCGGCGATTGCATGCTGCTATGCAAGCTGCCGCTCTTGATGCCTCTAGAGATGCCCAATCGAAAGACAAAAGGATCCAACACCTGGAGAGAAAG GTGCAAGCTTTACAGGACGAACGTGCCGCCAAGGCCCGTGAGTTTTCTGAGGCACAACAACACATCGGTCGTTTAATGGGCGTGATGGGCTTTTCTGCCCATGCCCCTGAGTCAAACGCCCCTTCGAAACACCAACGAACCAGGTCCTCTGTAAACGCCACTCCAGCTGCAAGGATTTGTCAATTTAGAagtgacgatgaagatggcaCACAGCTGGCAGAGTCCTTTGAGTCCATGACCTCCAACTTCGATAGACCTACTCCCAAACGACCAAGAGGGAATCGCAAATCAACAAACCGGCCTGATGCTTTGAGCACTCCCTCCATTTCAGGCCCCAGGGCGAACACCCTGCCGCCGGCCGGCAGCATGTCTCGCTCGGCGAGAAAGCCACTGGCAGATGCTGACCACAATGGCCCAACGAAATCACAGCCAAGCAGTGCATCGAAACGTAGTCAGGTGGATGACTCTTTCCAGGAGACACAGGCCCAGGGGAATTTGAAGGAAACCCGACTTCATAAtctggatttggatatggaccttgAGTTTTCCAGAGACTTTCTCTTTTCCAGCACTGCTTTTACTGGGTCAACCGATCAGATTGCTCCACAATGA
- a CDS encoding Guanine-nucleotide dissociation stimulator CDC25: protein MSAQSSFTALDWGRSYPSIFHLNLEIPAFSVPYRWWEDEATTVLWAFDIQEIRRVIQFGLFRDENFPRNSLSARTVYTVDRFLVALAKPHEYQLLGNLSHIQRVEEILRRSSISPFQPIPWIWLPPQSSPTLDAREIAAAIEAESHFHFKQIAFEEFVRAALGYKAIFVEWFLQQHATLYIILQDHLSVYVEDIPLYIEVEKHLRSRSPFAHRALVQCLLAVRRGGSRDMSKPNTAGFEFIAGPIQALFRDQPGRLTAMLKILSVLAFRFRRQYIHAPTMDWKTPFDTSTFFLDDYLESTSPKDLARSMRGLDEHNFAELTRQRSIPEDDVMRQLVAHWHTLSISIWECCTALPDLIPYLQECAQSLITTRNYNSLAAIIKGLHTYTIWTSCPASAGSVQGNAITLETLIPREIISLMSPADDFAAYHQYYQKFPGLPFLIAHTRHHKRNGESVLQPVFQYLQSTK, encoded by the exons ATGTCGGCTCAATCTAGCTTTACGGCCTTAGACTGGGGGCGTTCCTACCCGTCAATCTTCCATCTCAACTTGGAGATCCCCGCCTTTTCCGTGCCGTATCGTTGGTGGGAAGACGAGGCGACAACTGTGTTATGGGCATTCGACATCCAAGAAATTCGCCGTGTGATTCAATTCGGACTTTTTCGCGACGAAAATTTCCCGAGGAATTCTCTGAGCGCTCGGACGGTGTACACCGTTGACAGGTTTTTGGTCGCGCTAGCCAAGCCCCATGAGTATCAGCTCCTTGGGAACCTCTCACACATACAGAgagtggaggagatccttcGCCGGTCGAGTATATCTCCGTTCCAGCCGATCCCCTGGATTTGGCTCCCGCCACAATCAAGCCCTACTCTAGATGCGCGGGAAATTGCTGCTGCGATTGAGGCCGAAAGTCATTTCCACTTCAAGCAAATCGCCTTTGAAGAGTTTGTACGTGCTGCTCTCGGATACAAGGCTATCTTCGTCGAGTGGTTTTTGCAACAGCATGCGACTCTTTATATCATTCTCCAGGACCATCTGAGCGTCTACGTGGAAGACATTCCGCTATACATAGAAGTGGAAAAG CACCTACGGTCGCGGAGTCCATTCGCACACCGAGCGCTGGTCCAGTGCCTTCTGGCTGTGCGACGTGGCGGGAGTCGTGACATGTCTAAGCCCAACACCGCTGGGTTTGAATTTATCGCAGGCCCTATTCAGGCCTTGTTCAGGGACCAGCCAGGAAGGCTTACTGCCATGCTCAAGATTTTGAGCGTCTTGGCATTTCGATTTCGCCGACAGTATATTCATGCTCCTACCATGGATTGGAAGACTCCATTTGATACCTCTACTTTTTTCCTAGACGATTATCTCGAGTCGACCTCTCCAAAAGACTTGGCTCGCAGCATGAGAGGCCTCGATGAGCACAATTTTGCCGAGTTGACCCGACAACGCTCAATACCAGAGGATGATGTCATGAGACAATTGGTGGCTCATTGGCACACACTAAGCATTTCGATTTGGGAATGCTGCACTGCACTTCCGGACCTGATTCCGTATCTGCAAGAATGTGCACAG TCCCTCATCACAACACGTAATTATAATTCTCTCGCGGCTATCATCAAAGGCCTGCACACTTATACAATTTGGACATCATGCCCTGCCAGCGCAGGCAGCGTTCAAGGAAACGCGATTACACTCGAGACTCTGATTCCACGGGAAATCATCTCTCTCATGAGCCCGGCTGATGACTTTGCCGCCTATCATCAGTACTACCAGAAGTTTCCGGGACTTCCCTTCCTAATCGCTCACACCCGCCATCACAAAAGAAACGGCGAATCTGTGCTTCAGCCGGTGTTTCAGTATCTGCAAAGCACCAAATGA
- a CDS encoding Aspartate-semialdehyde dehydrogenase: MQTCQEICQRSTLSDQSGSGTFVKRRKLTNRGARQLAESDIAVAVKCYKPSIPSITNEASNNRFHPKLKGKMAAAFPKKKCGVLGATGSVGQRFILLLADHPFLELQAVGASERSANKKYKDAVNWKQSSPMSEKLSNLVMRDCKPEQFSDCDLVFSGLNSDVAGETEMAFIKAEIPVFSNAKNFRKDPIVPLVVPTVNPQHMDLIPHQREKFGLKKGFLVCNSNCAVIGIVIPFAALQAKFGPVEEVEVFTEQAVSGAGYPGVPTMDILDNVIPYISGEEDKLENEAQKILGSLNASATGFDEQTGLRIGATCTRVGVTDGHMAFVSLRFKNRQTPTAEQVKEALREYRSEAQKLGAPSAPEPAIKVFDEPDRPQPRLDRNISGGYTVSVGRVREGAPGGHFDIRFAALSHNTVIGAAGSSILNAEVAVIKGYI, translated from the exons ATGCAAACATGTCAGGAGATTTGCCAAAGATCCACACTGTCTGACCAATCGGGGAGTGGGACTTTTGTCAAACGCAGAAAGCTGACTAATCGCGGGGCAAGGCAATTGGCTGAGAGCGATATCGCCGTCGCGGTAAAATGTTACAAGCCTTCAATCCCATCCATCACCAACGAAGCG AGTAATAACCGTTTTCATCCAAAACTTAAAGGCAAAATGGCTGCTGCAttcccgaagaagaagtgTG GTGTTCTTGGTGCCACTGGCTCCGTGGGTCAGCGCTTCATCCTATTGCTGGCAGACCACCCCTTCCTTGAGCTTCAGGCTGTAGGTGCTTCGGAGCGTTCAGCCAACAAGAAGTACAAGGATGCCGTGAACTGGAAGCAGTCTTCTCCCATGTCTGAGAAGCTCAGCAACTTGGTTATGCGTGACTGCAAGCCCGAACAGTTCTCGGATTGCGACCTTGTCTTCTCTGGGCTGAACAGCGATGTTGCTGGCGAAACTG AAATGGCATTCATTAAGGCTGAGATCCCTGTCTTCTCAAACGCAAAGAACTTCCGCAAGGATCCCATTGTGCCTTTGGTGGTTCCTACTGTGAACCCACAACATATGGATCTGATTCCTCACCAGCGAGAAAAGTTCGGTCTCAAGAAGGGCTTCCTTGTCTGTAACTCTAACTGTGCTGTTATTGGCATCGTCATTCCCTTCGCGGCTCTCCAGGCCAAGTTTGGCCCTGTTGAGGAAGTCGAGGTTTTCACCGAGCAGGCCGTCTCTGGAGCCGGCTACCCCGGTGTACCTACCATGGACATCCTGGACAACGTCATTCCCTACATCAGCGGTGAGGAGGACAAGCTCGAGAACGAAGCCCAAAAGATTCTAGGTTCATTGAATGCCAGCGCCACTGGTTTCGACGAGCAGACTGGTCTGCGCATCGGTGCCACTTGCACCCGTGTTGGTGTCACTGACGGCCACATGGCATTCGTTTCCTTGCGTTTCAAGAACCGCCAGACCCCCACCGCCGAGCAGGTCAAGGAGGCTCTGCGCGAGTACAGGTCCGAGGCACAGAAGTTGGGTGCTCCTTCCGCCCCAGAACCCGCGATTAAGGTGTTCGATGAGCCCGATCGTCCCCAGCCTCGCCTGGACCGCAATATCTCCGGTGGGTACACTGTGAGTGTTGGCCGAGTTCGTGAGGGTGCCCCAGGCGGTCACTTTGATATCCGATTCGCCGCCCTCTCTCACAACACCGTCATTGGAGCTGCTGGATCATCCATTCTCAACGCCGAGGTTGCTGTCATCAAAGGCTACATCTAA
- a CDS encoding 40S ribosomal protein eS4 has product MRGPGKHQKRLSAPSHWLLDKMSGTYAPKASPGPHKLRDCLPLIVFIRNRLKYALNGREVKAIMMQRLVKVDGKVRTDTTYPAGFMDVISLEKTGEHFRLVYDTKGRFTVHRIQAEEAEYKLCKVKRVQLGKGGIPFLVTHDARTIRYPDPAIKVNDTVKVDIATGKILDFVKFDSGVVIMATGGRNMGRVGVITHRERHDGGFNIVHVRDALDNQFATRESNVFVIGQDKPWVSLPKGKGVKLSIAEERDRRRAHELAN; this is encoded by the exons ATGCGCGGCCC CGGAAAGCACCAGAAGCGCCTCAGCGCGCCCTCGCACTGGCTCTTGGACAAAATGTCCGGAACCTACGCGCCCAAGGCCTCCCCCGGTCCCCACAAGCTCCGGGACTGCCTTCCCCTGATTGTCTTCATCCGTAACCG TCTCAAGTACGCCCTGAACGGTCGCGAGGTCAAGGCCATCATGATGCAGCGTCTGGTCAAGGTTGACGGCAAGGTCCGCACCGACACCACCTACCCCGCTGGATTCATGGACGTCATCTCCCTCGAGAAGACCGGCGAGCACTTCCGTCTCGTTTACGACACCAAGGGTCGCTTCACCGTCCACCGTATTCAGGCTGAGGAGGCTGAGTACAAGCTCTGCAAGGTCAAGCGTGTTCAGCTCGGCAAGGGCGGGATCCCATTCTTGGTTACGCACGATGCGCGAAC CATCCGCTACCCCGACCCTGCCATCAAGGTCAACGACACCGTCAAGGTTGACATTGCCACTGGCAAGATCCTCGACTTCGTCAAGTTCGACTCCGGTGTTGTCATCATGGCCACTGGTGGTCGCAACATGGGTCGTGTTGGTGTCATCACTCACCGTGAGCGTCACGACGGTGGTTTCAACATCGTCCACGTTCGCGATGCTCTGGACAACCAGTTCGCTACCCGTGAGTCCAACGTCTTCGTCATTGGACAGGACAAGCCCTGGGTTTCCCTCCCCAAGGGTAAGGGTGTTAAG CTCTCCATTGCTGAGGAGCGTGACCGCCGTCGTGCCCACGAGCTCGCCAACTAA
- a CDS encoding Oxidoreductase, FAD-binding, putative — MRPFLRVSRGLPAPACRPQILRTSLARSVRLNSSEVGKRESTKESNSSSTHTPLLPFWTPAKALLVSAVAAGLGYGVSSYTQTPAQTSKKPQYGSAKEFEKAINELRIKLGEGRISTEAEELHQHGFSEWSSLNADRLPVAIAYPQTTQEVSEIAKVCNKYRMPMIPYSGGSSLEANFSAPHGGMTIDFAFMNKVLEIHPDDMDIVVQPSIQWMDLNEKIKETGMFFPVDPGPSAMIGGMVGTNCSGTNAVRYGTMKDWVINLTVVLADGRVIKTRRRPRKTSAGYNLTGLFVGSEGTLGIVTEATLKLAPLPEQTRVGVVAFPTIRDAASTAMQVIRKGVSVQCMEIMDDVQMDVINRAGGTGREWQVSPTLFFKFSGTVAGVADSIDLTTKLAQENHAQSFEFARDDREAHDLWSARKQSLWSMLALRKEGSEVWSTDVAVPISRLPDIIETSKKELVDLGLFASILGHIGDGNFHASIMYDRTDPAERERVEKVVYDMVDRGLEMEGSCTGEHGIGLGKKGSLKKEVGLETVNVMRSIKRSLDPNWLLNPGKIFDYDDETPGPGH, encoded by the exons ATGCGACCATTTCTGCGGGTCTCACGAGGGCTACCAGCTCCAGCTTGTCGGCCCCAGATCTTGCGCACTAGTTTGGCTCGCAGTGTTAGATTAAACAGTTCCGAAGttggaaaaagagagagcaCAAAAGAGAGCAACTCCTCCTCTACACATACTCCCCTCTTGCCTTTTTGGACCCCGGCCAAGGCGCTCCTTGTCTCCGCAGTTGCTGCAGGGTTAGGCTACGGCGTCTCCTCATATACCCAGACACCAGCACAGACATCCAAGAAGCCACAGTATGGCTCAGCGAAGGAGTTTGAAAAG GCCATTAATGAGCTTAGAATCAAGCTCGGCGAAGGCAGAATTAGCACCGAAGCAGAGGAACTGCACCAACACGGCTTCTCAGAATGGTCCAGCTTAAACGCCGACCGTCTCCCGGTCGCAATTGCATACCCCCAAACCACCCAAGAAGTCTCCGAGATCGCCAAGGTATGTAACAAATACCGCATGCCCATGATCCCCTACTCGGGCGGATCGAGTTTGGAAGCCAATTTCTCAGCCCCGCACGGCGGCATGACAATCGACTTCGCGTTCATGAACAAAGTCCTGGAAATCCACCCGGACGATATGGACATTGTCGTACAGCCCTCCATCCAGTGGATGGATTTGAAcgagaagatcaaggaaACAGGCATGTTCTTCCCCGTCGATCCAGGCCCATCCGCCATGATCGGTGGGATGGTCGGCACAAACTGCAGTGGCACCAACGCCGTCCGCTACGGTACCATGAAGGACTGGGTAATTAACCTCACAGTCGTCCTGGCCGATGGCCGCGTTATCAAGACCCGCAGACGTCCCCGCAAGACGTCCGCCGGCTACAATCTCACAGGCCTGTTTGTTGGCTCCGAGGGTACACTCGGTATCGTCACTGAGGCTACATTGAAGCTCGCCCCGCTCCCCGAGCAGACCCGCGTTGGCGTCGTCGCGTTCCCGACTATTCGTGATGCGGCCTCGACCGCGATGCAGGTTATTCGGAAGGGTGTCTCTGTGCAGTGCATGGAGATCATGGATGATGTTCAGATGGACGTCATTAACCGTGCGGGGGGAACAGGCCGTGAATGGCAGGTCTCTCCTACGCTGTTTTTCAAGTTCTCTGGAACTGTCGCCGGTGTCGCAGATAGTATCGATCTGACGACGAAGCTCGCCCAGGAAAATCATGCGCAGTCTTTTGAATTCGCGCGGGATGACCGCGAGGCTCATGACCTGTGGTCAGCGCGCAAGCAGTCGCTGTGGAGTATGCTGGCGTTGCGCAAGGAGGGGTCGGAAGTCTGGTCGACTGATGTGGCCGTGCCCATTTCTCGACTGCCTGATATCATTG AAACCTCTAAGAAGGAATTGGTCGATCTCGGCCTTTTCGCCAGTATCCTTGGCCACATTGGCGATGGAAACTTCCATGCCAGTATTATGTATGACCGCACCGATCCCGCCGAGAGAGAGCGTGTCGAGAAAGTCGTGTATGATATGGTTGATCGTGGACTGGAAATGGAGGGCTCATGCACG GGTGAGCACGGTATTGGGCTGGGCAAGAAAGGATCGTTGAAAAAGGAAGTTGGACTGGAGACAGTTAATGTCATGCGCAGTATCAAGCGTTCATTGGATCCGAACTGGCTGCTGAACCCTGGCAAAATCTTCGACTACGACGATGAAACCCCGGGCCCAGGACATTGA
- a CDS encoding Pyridoxamine 5'-phosphate oxidase family protein, whose amino-acid sequence MTDLGGFIIQLIHLIFIYIGQQLNVPRMPTIFPTWPHILFGVLEPISLALGSVFPVYDLRGFIAGQTPTIVAPATLHPSSIALAYQLGNLYSLLFLVGVGVCHATTEPRVLHNYLIGLAIADTLQDGML is encoded by the exons ATGACTGACTTGGGGG GTTTTATCATACAATTGATACACTTGATATTCATATATATCGGTCAGCAACTAAAC GTCCCCAGAATGCCAACAATCTTCCCAACGTGGCCACATATCCTCTTTGGCGTCCTGGAGCCGATCTCACT GGCCCTCGGTAGTGTCTTCCCTGTCTACGACCTCCGAGGCTTTATTGCTGGGCAAACACCCACCATCGTAGCCCCGGCCACTCTGCACCCAAGCAGCATCGCGCTCGCCTACCAACTCGGCAATCTCTACTCACTCCTCTTCCTAGTTGGCGTGGGAGTTTGTCATGCGACAACGGAGCCAAGGGTACTCCACAACTACCTGATTGGGCTAGCCATCGCTGAT ACGTTGCAGGATGGAATGCTCTGA
- a CDS encoding Homeodomain-like, with product MESASALRPLDESLLRELPQLSLRIAPLREPVSSRTLSVPSPLEPNASGARDSKNIPNSNSSIGKIPANASSGLPTVTEFLNAARIKKTELSTDSQSNVERPPRPILPAFVNLRALEKFPFSSSFDDDALQGPRKRQRRDPQADSFSEHLQLPIPQAQKEQRPPPFGPFAILNGLNEPPPNAALLPPIEAESSISQLLTKPSGGDAAIDTGTLVSALVTVLDGQPAEKRDTRLEEILRTSLNVDENEDNNDNHEKFASANPVDPDEIIIAVRETEISKSSKASPLLPAQDVPMSPKTRGRSRKNLRKWTEEETTTLLRGVVKCGIGNWKAILAQPELEFNQRSASNLKDRFRVLCPWAYRASDPNEAAKQLHDTLAYTLLKAKAEGFDITPDKIQLSHLMPSIQGLEPNSGVGSPARNPPNPSILSTVLSTPDADPGSSSIAQSQSPSSGNCIPALSSKSRTTLASLGIPEPHVAKSKRRSRRPFTTVEDEALLKGYAVHGFQWTLIQQDSRLNLRHRKATDLRDRFRTKFPHAYRDGGSVSGKALNNQNQGQEARTGASTPRSHPASSEQSPSKAYAMTPTPTPTPATTSRNLVSRSRQAATSSQSNLAQIDPALLPPPPQGFLEHSMYLPPAAAGVLSFSLDDGSGAGPSSAVETPWEDNTLAPMIWD from the exons ATGGAATCCGCGAGTGCATTGCGGCCTCTTGATGAATCACTACTCCGTGAACTCCCTCAACTCTCTCTCCGTATCGCCCCTCTGCGAGAACCAGTATCATCACGAACCCTAAGCGTCCCATCGCCCCTCGAACCTAATGCCAGTGGAGCACGGGACTCGAAGAATATCCCCAATTCAAATAGCAGTATTGGAAAGATCCCAGCAAATGCAAGTTCAGGCCTGCCGACAGTTACGGAATTTTTGAACGCTGCGCGCATCAAGAAAACCGAACTCTCAACAGACTCACAATCAAACGTGGAACGTCCCCCGAGGCCGATACTTCCTGCTTTTGTGAATCTCCGTGCCCTGGAAAAGTTTCCATTTTCATCATCATTCGACGACGATGCCCTCCAAGGGCCCCGCAAGCGTCAACGCCGAGACCCCCAGGCTGATTCATTCAGCGAGCATCTACAGCTGCCTATCCCTCAGGCCCAGAAGGAGCAGCGGCCTCCTCCATTTGGGCCTTTTGCTATTCTAAATGGATTGAATGAGCCTCCGCCCAATGCTGCCCTTCTGCCACCCATTGAGGCTGAGTCTAGTATCTCCCAGCTTTTGACTAAGCCCTCGGGAGGCGATGCTGCTATTGACACTGGAACGTTAGTTTCGGCTCTAGTCACGGTCCTAGATGGCCAGCCTGCGGAAAAGCGAGATACTAGACTTGAAGAAATACTCAGAACGTCTCTCAATGTGGATGAAAACGAAGACAATAATGATAATCATGAAAAATTTGCAAGTGCTAACCCAGTGGATCCCGATGAGATTATCATAGCTGTTCGTGAAACAGAGATATCTAAGAGCAGCAAGGCGTCGCCACTCCTTCCTGCACAAGATGTGCCCATGTCTCCTAAGACTCGCGGCCGATCCCGTAAAAACCTGAGAAAGTGGACCGAAGAAGAGACAACTACTTTACTTAGGGGAGTGGTCAAATGTGGCATTGGCAACTGGAAAGCAATTCTCGCTCAACCGGAACTGGAGTTCAATCAGCGAAGTGCCTCAAATTTGAAAGACAG ATTCCGAGTCTTATGTCCATGGGCGTACCG CGCATCCGATCCCAACGAAGCTGCGAAACAACTACATGACACTCTCGCGTATACCCTACTCAAAGCCAAAGCAGAGGGCTTTGACATAACACCTGACAAAATCCAGCTCTCCCATCTAATGCCCTCCATTCAAGGCTTAGAACCAAACTCGGGAGTAGGAAGTCCGGCTCGCAATCCCCCCAACCCCTCCATATTGAGTACCGTCTTATCTACGCCCGACGCAGATCCCGGCAGTAGTAGCATTGCCCAATCGCAGTCACCCTCGTCAGGAAATTGCATACCCGCTCTCTCAAGCAAGTCCCGTACAACCCTCGCATCTCTTGGAATCCCCGAACCACACGTCGCAAAATCCAAACGTCGTTCTCGGCGACCCTTCACAACCGTCGAGGACGAAGCCCTCCTCAAAGGCTACGCAGTGCACGGCTTCCAATGGACCCTAATCCAGCAAGATTCGCGGCTTAATCTAAGACACCGCAAAGCGACAGATCTCCGCGATCGCTTCAGAACCAAGTTCCCACACGCGTATCGCGACGGTGGCTCGGTGAGCGGAAAAGCCCTCAACAACCAAAACCAGGGCCAGGAGGCGAGGACCGGTGCGTCGACCCCCCGCTCACATCCTGCCAGCTCCGAACAATCTCCAAGCAAAGCCTATGCCATGACTCCGACTCCAACTCCGACCCCAGCTACCACGTCCCGTAACTTGGTATCGAGGAGTCGGCAAGCTGCTACCTCTTCGCAGTCCAATCTTGCTCAGATTGATCCCGCACTCTTGCCCCCGCCTCCGCAAGGCTTTTTGGAGCACTCGATGTATCTTCCACCTGCTGCTGCGGGTGtgctttctttctctttggaTGATGGATCCGGAGCGGGTCCTTCTTCCGCAGTGGAGACACCGTGGGAAGACAACACCCTCGCTCCTATGATTTGGGATTAA